Proteins from a genomic interval of Longimicrobiaceae bacterium:
- a CDS encoding DMT family transporter translates to MSPRTASRLQIIAAALLFSTGGAAIKAASLTSWQVASFRSGVAAATVLLLVPAARRGWTWHVLPVGVAYAATMVLFVLANKLTTSANTIFLQSTAPLYILLLSPFLLRERIRRGDVAFMAVVGAGLLMFLLGANQPLATAPDPGRGNVLALLSGLAWALTVIGLRWMGGRGEGSAIPTVVAGNAIAFLVCLAPALPVGHATTADWLVIGYLGVFQIAVAYLFVSAGIRHVPALEASTLLLVEPALNPVWAWLVHGERPGTWAICGGVLIMAATAAKTWWDARNAPRASDTPAPAPP, encoded by the coding sequence CGGCGTCGCTCACGAGCTGGCAGGTGGCCAGCTTCCGCTCGGGCGTGGCGGCGGCCACGGTGCTGCTGCTGGTGCCCGCCGCGCGGCGCGGGTGGACGTGGCACGTGCTGCCCGTGGGCGTGGCGTACGCGGCGACCATGGTGCTCTTCGTGCTCGCGAACAAGCTGACCACGAGCGCCAACACCATCTTCCTGCAGAGCACGGCGCCGCTCTACATCCTGCTGCTCAGCCCGTTCCTGCTGCGCGAGCGCATCCGCCGCGGCGACGTGGCGTTCATGGCGGTGGTGGGCGCGGGGCTGCTCATGTTCCTGCTCGGCGCCAACCAGCCGCTCGCCACCGCGCCGGACCCCGGCCGCGGCAACGTGCTCGCGCTGCTGAGCGGCCTGGCGTGGGCGCTCACCGTGATCGGCCTCCGGTGGATGGGCGGCCGCGGCGAGGGCTCGGCCATCCCCACCGTCGTTGCGGGCAACGCCATCGCCTTCCTCGTCTGCCTCGCCCCCGCGCTTCCCGTGGGCCACGCGACCACGGCGGACTGGCTGGTGATCGGCTACCTGGGCGTCTTCCAGATCGCGGTGGCCTACCTGTTCGTGAGCGCCGGCATCCGGCACGTGCCCGCGCTGGAGGCGTCCACGCTGCTGCTGGTGGAGCCCGCGCTGAACCCCGTGTGGGCGTGGCTGGTGCACGGCGAGCGGCCCGGTACGTGGGCCATCTGCGGCGGCGTGCTGATCATGGCCGCCACCGCCGCGAAGACGTGGTGGGACGCCCGCAACGCCCCTCGCGCTTCCGACACGCCCGCGCCCGCCCCGCCGTAA